One Actinomyces respiraculi DNA window includes the following coding sequences:
- a CDS encoding OB-fold nucleic acid binding domain-containing protein: MSHAVADLRISREQIDADDEARIAARRGTTPVGEVVPRTRATVSGVLRAVTYGPVTAKPVLTGQLYDGTGSIDLVWIGRRSIAGIRPGVHLRAEGVVAAGRTRPTMSNPAYELLGEDQ, from the coding sequence ATGTCCCATGCGGTTGCCGACCTGCGCATCAGCCGCGAGCAGATCGACGCCGATGACGAGGCCCGCATCGCCGCCCGCCGGGGCACGACGCCGGTCGGTGAGGTCGTCCCCCGCACCCGCGCCACCGTCTCCGGGGTCCTCAGGGCCGTCACCTACGGCCCCGTGACCGCCAAGCCCGTGCTCACGGGCCAGCTCTACGACGGCACCGGCAGTATCGACCTGGTGTGGATCGGACGCCGCTCGATCGCCGGCATCCGCCCGGGCGTGCACCTGCGCGCTGAGGGCGTGGTGGCCGCCGGCCGCACGCGCCCCACGATGTCCAACCCCGCCTACGAGCTCCTGGGGGAGGACCAGTGA
- a CDS encoding DUF3710 domain-containing protein: MGLFSRRRDEARAVDTDEETTPAGTDAAAGAGTGAASATGPWDAAAAPDTPRIDLGSLRVPAVDGMQMRLDQPREGGSPVALVLALGGSTLELRAFAAPRSDGIWEELRADITAELTRAHASLKVLQGPHGTELLAQVPVRSPEGDRSSVPARFIGVDGPRWFLRGVLQGRAATDDEAAAALREVFDDVVVVRDSQARPPREVLPLHVPGAAPAPVVENLPGLAPLEPGPTIAEVR; this comes from the coding sequence ATGGGCCTGTTCTCCCGCCGACGCGACGAGGCTCGCGCCGTCGACACAGATGAGGAGACGACCCCGGCGGGGACCGACGCTGCCGCCGGGGCCGGCACCGGGGCGGCCAGTGCCACCGGTCCGTGGGATGCCGCCGCCGCGCCCGACACACCCCGCATCGACCTCGGCTCCCTGCGTGTGCCCGCCGTCGACGGCATGCAGATGCGCCTGGATCAGCCCCGCGAAGGGGGATCGCCCGTCGCGCTCGTCCTCGCCCTGGGCGGCTCCACCCTTGAGCTGCGCGCCTTCGCCGCCCCCCGCAGCGACGGCATCTGGGAGGAGCTGCGCGCCGACATCACCGCCGAGCTCACCCGCGCCCACGCGAGCCTCAAGGTGCTCCAGGGGCCCCACGGCACCGAGCTGCTGGCCCAGGTCCCTGTGCGCAGCCCCGAGGGGGACAGGTCCAGCGTCCCCGCCCGCTTCATCGGCGTCGACGGCCCCCGCTGGTTCCTGCGCGGCGTCCTGCAGGGGCGTGCCGCCACGGATGACGAGGCCGCCGCGGCCCTGCGCGAGGTGTTCGACGACGTCGTCGTCGTCCGTGACAGCCAGGCCCGCCCGCCCCGCGAGGTCCTGCCTCTGCACGTACCCGGTGCGGCCCCGGCGCCCGTCGTGGAGAACCTGCCCGGCCTGGCCCCCCTCGAGCCCGGCCCGACCATTGCCGAAGTCCGATGA
- a CDS encoding DUF4193 domain-containing protein, which yields MATDYDAPRKNDDEPEADSIEELTARQKDHSSEAIEEDENEVAEGFELPGADLSREELSVHVVPQLEDEFTCSECFLVHHRSQLAYVDDATGLPVCTDCAG from the coding sequence ATGGCCACTGACTACGACGCCCCGCGCAAGAATGACGACGAGCCCGAGGCCGACTCTATTGAGGAGCTCACCGCCCGGCAGAAGGACCACTCCTCGGAGGCCATCGAGGAGGACGAGAACGAGGTCGCCGAGGGCTTCGAGCTCCCGGGCGCGGACCTGTCCCGTGAGGAGCTGAGCGTCCACGTGGTGCCTCAGCTTGAGGACGAGTTCACCTGCTCTGAGTGCTTCCTCGTTCACCACCGCAGCCAGCTCGCCTACGTCGACGACGCCACGGGCCTGCCCGTGTGCACCGACTGCGCCGGCTGA
- the sepH gene encoding septation protein SepH, which translates to MIELELLGADGDRVVMTDRDGQRYAIVVDAALRAAVRRARPAALVPAPEPPAPGAVVRPRDLQALMRAGASAEEVAQAAGMDVAHVRRFEGPVTAERAWAVSQAQACRIGWEKDSPVLGELVVDRLATRGVEPSSLQWDALREGREPWQVVLTFVQGAENKQARWELDLAAHSVSAMDEESRWLTEAAAAPRMAEVFDQDSSAVRASSRPQGTTPAPEAPHGHDRAVQEAGPEPGAAESAGGSADAAASPTEALLADLASNRGRRTEVVSPVDDEEGAEAQGPVTSPYGNAQVVSMQERRRALTGSHPAGSRLPHGRSAASTPVSAPSPGSAAAEPEAASQASGEGTTQDTLPDMPAAPEPKPKRRARRSVPSWDEIVFGSKPE; encoded by the coding sequence ATGATCGAGCTTGAGCTGCTGGGCGCCGACGGCGACCGCGTCGTCATGACGGACCGGGACGGACAGCGGTACGCCATCGTCGTCGACGCCGCCCTGCGCGCCGCCGTGCGCCGGGCCCGGCCAGCGGCGCTCGTCCCCGCACCTGAGCCTCCCGCGCCCGGCGCGGTGGTGCGCCCGCGAGACCTTCAGGCCCTCATGCGTGCGGGCGCCTCCGCGGAGGAGGTCGCCCAGGCCGCCGGGATGGACGTCGCGCACGTGCGCCGCTTCGAGGGCCCGGTGACCGCCGAACGTGCCTGGGCGGTGTCCCAGGCGCAGGCCTGCCGCATCGGCTGGGAGAAGGACTCCCCCGTGCTGGGCGAGCTCGTCGTCGACCGTCTGGCCACGCGGGGTGTGGAGCCCTCCAGCCTGCAGTGGGACGCGCTGCGCGAGGGCCGTGAGCCGTGGCAGGTGGTCCTCACCTTCGTGCAGGGCGCGGAGAACAAGCAGGCCCGCTGGGAGCTCGACCTCGCCGCCCACTCGGTGTCCGCGATGGACGAGGAGTCCCGTTGGCTGACCGAGGCGGCGGCCGCCCCGCGGATGGCGGAGGTCTTCGACCAGGACTCCTCAGCCGTGCGGGCCTCCTCCCGCCCGCAGGGGACGACCCCCGCGCCTGAGGCCCCCCACGGCCATGACCGTGCCGTCCAGGAGGCCGGCCCCGAGCCGGGCGCCGCGGAGTCAGCCGGTGGGTCGGCAGATGCTGCGGCCTCTCCGACGGAGGCGCTGCTGGCGGACCTCGCCTCCAACCGTGGCCGACGCACCGAGGTCGTCTCACCTGTTGACGACGAGGAGGGCGCCGAGGCGCAAGGCCCCGTCACCTCGCCCTATGGCAACGCCCAGGTGGTCTCCATGCAGGAGCGCCGCCGGGCCCTGACCGGTAGCCATCCGGCAGGATCACGCCTGCCCCATGGGCGATCCGCTGCTTCCACGCCGGTGTCGGCACCCTCACCCGGATCCGCGGCCGCAGAGCCCGAGGCCGCCTCGCAGGCCTCCGGGGAGGGGACCACGCAGGACACCCTGCCGGACATGCCTGCGGCGCCAGAGCCCAAGCCGAAGCGGCGGGCGCGCCGCTCGGTGCCCTCCTGGGACGAGATCGTCTTCGGCTCCAAGCCGGAGTGA
- a CDS encoding alkaline phosphatase family protein — translation MSTAGTSPGGTRAPHLRQVLGAAAVSAGLRLRESIVPATLSQEEALAAATSWGIRPDGDRGPRAGGGTVVVLVDGLGLENLRARKGHAPTLRSWLSSAEANAPGPEARTCLPSTTAAALTTLGTGALPGTTGMVGYSVLNPLLSRERLAGREPSREDQLSLISWEGHNLDPRAWQDVPTIFERLERDPGRSHRTDGQSAPLAVSIGPARFAGSGLTLAGLRGAAHRGADRMEDRPALAARALAQGVALVYLYVGELDHAGHAHGWRSAQWLTQLERLDGMLAELARRVPRGTRILLTADHGMVDTEAAHRVDLSADPVLARDVVAVAGEPRFTHLYVTGSDPEVAAETAARWRERLGDRALWVGTRDEAHTLLGPLSERARSVVGDVVVAMADAWVLVDPRVHSPEAIAMPGVHGSLTVQETTIPLLLTRA, via the coding sequence GTGAGCACCGCAGGGACCAGCCCGGGTGGTACCCGCGCACCCCACCTGCGTCAGGTCCTGGGTGCGGCCGCCGTCAGCGCCGGCCTGCGCCTGCGCGAGTCCATCGTCCCGGCCACCCTGAGCCAGGAGGAGGCCCTCGCCGCCGCCACATCCTGGGGGATTCGTCCCGACGGCGACCGCGGCCCCCGCGCGGGCGGCGGCACCGTCGTCGTCCTCGTTGATGGCCTTGGGCTGGAGAACCTGCGGGCCCGCAAGGGCCACGCCCCCACACTGCGCTCCTGGCTGTCCAGCGCCGAGGCCAACGCCCCCGGCCCCGAGGCCCGCACCTGCCTGCCGTCGACCACCGCCGCGGCCCTGACCACGCTGGGCACCGGTGCTCTTCCGGGCACCACCGGCATGGTCGGCTACAGCGTCCTCAACCCCCTGCTGTCACGTGAACGCCTGGCCGGGCGTGAGCCCTCCCGTGAGGACCAGCTGAGCCTCATCAGCTGGGAGGGCCACAACCTCGACCCCCGCGCCTGGCAGGACGTGCCCACCATCTTCGAACGCCTCGAGCGCGACCCCGGCAGGTCCCATCGCACCGACGGTCAGAGCGCGCCGCTCGCCGTCTCCATTGGCCCCGCGCGCTTCGCCGGCTCCGGGCTCACCCTGGCCGGCCTACGCGGCGCCGCGCACCGGGGGGCCGACCGCATGGAGGACCGCCCCGCCCTCGCCGCCCGCGCCCTCGCCCAGGGCGTGGCGCTGGTCTACCTGTATGTCGGCGAGCTCGACCACGCTGGACACGCCCACGGCTGGCGCTCAGCCCAGTGGCTCACCCAGCTCGAGCGCCTGGACGGCATGCTTGCCGAGCTCGCCCGCCGCGTCCCGCGCGGCACCCGGATCCTGCTCACCGCCGACCACGGCATGGTGGACACCGAGGCCGCTCACCGTGTGGACCTGTCGGCGGACCCGGTGCTGGCGCGCGACGTCGTCGCCGTCGCCGGGGAGCCGCGGTTCACCCACCTGTACGTCACCGGATCAGACCCCGAGGTCGCCGCCGAGACCGCCGCACGGTGGCGCGAGAGGCTGGGGGACAGGGCGCTGTGGGTGGGTACACGCGACGAGGCCCACACGCTGCTCGGGCCGCTGAGCGAGCGTGCCCGCTCAGTCGTGGGCGACGTCGTCGTGGCAATGGCTGACGCCTGGGTGCTCGTGGACCCGCGTGTGCACTCGCCCGAGGCCATCGCCATGCCCGGGGTACACGGTTCGCTCACCGTGCAGGAGACGACCATCCCCCTGCTTCTGACCCGAGCCTGA
- a CDS encoding DUF5998 family protein — MTQPEMTTLTDEVTRAGYYPELVLGTLRTALAGEEPVASLVQAETTFDEAVHRHLTVLALTPSRLVIVHVDDALREDGTPAAVATSEAVPVGRISSVALTHGVSMPAAGGGRLTEMTIALSWGAVRRIDLEPASCPDPDCQADHGLTGVSVPDDIVVRVALGVEGDTALARAEAFAMALSRATARSSLHAQGLV, encoded by the coding sequence ATGACCCAGCCCGAGATGACAACCCTGACGGACGAGGTCACTCGCGCCGGCTACTACCCCGAGCTCGTGCTCGGCACGCTGCGCACTGCCCTCGCCGGGGAGGAGCCCGTTGCGAGCCTCGTCCAGGCGGAGACCACCTTCGACGAGGCCGTCCACCGCCACCTCACCGTCCTGGCGCTCACGCCCAGCCGCCTCGTCATCGTCCACGTCGACGACGCCCTGCGTGAGGACGGCACGCCCGCGGCCGTCGCCACGAGCGAAGCCGTCCCCGTGGGACGCATCTCCTCCGTGGCCCTTACCCACGGCGTGAGCATGCCCGCGGCCGGTGGCGGCCGACTGACCGAGATGACCATCGCGCTGTCCTGGGGCGCCGTGCGTCGCATCGACCTGGAGCCGGCCAGCTGCCCGGACCCCGACTGCCAGGCCGATCACGGCCTGACCGGCGTGTCCGTGCCCGACGACATCGTCGTGCGCGTCGCCCTTGGGGTCGAGGGGGACACGGCACTGGCCCGCGCTGAGGCCTTCGCCATGGCGCTCTCACGCGCCACCGCACGTTCCTCCCTGCACGCCCAGGGCCTGGTGTGA